The region TCCTTCAGGTGGATCATAGCGGTGCTCCTTTTCATATTCAGCATGCATGGCATGCAGCCCAACATAAAATAAACACGTGCAGGCTGCAAAAATGACAAATACTTTCAATGTTTCCCATATCATTTTTTTCATTGTGCATGTCCCCTCTTTTACTATCTATTGTTAGAAGATATGCTAAAAAAGGAACACAATATACATTGAAAACAATTTCATATTACTGATTCAAACGTAACCCATCTTGACCAAAATGTAAACTTAAAACAAAACACAAACGGCTGATTAGAGCTGAGTAGCTTTATCCGCAAAATTCTGCAGCATTGGAAAAACTCAGCATTTGCCTCTCTTATAGCAATTGCCGATGATTTTCTTATAAGGTCAACCCTATCTTATAATTTCTGACGTTAAAACAAAAGCCTCTTTCCGGTGAAGAAAAAGGCATACAAGTTTCATTATGATGTTGCTGATTGTACGGATGCTTTCTGACATTGCTTGCAAAGCCCGTGAAATGTCAGACGGTGATCCTTCACTTGAAATCCCCAGTCACTTTCCACTATTTTTTCTACATCCTCAAGCAAGTCTTCAACAATTTCTTCGACAGACCCGCATTCAATGCAGACAAGATGATGATGAAAATGCTCTGCCCCCTCTTTTCGAAGGTCGTAGCGGGAAACGCCATCACCAAAATTTATCTTATCCACAATCTTTAATTCTGATAATAATTCCAATGTACGGTAAACAGTTGCCAATCCGATTTCAGGCGCCAATTCTTTAACAAGTAAGTATATTTCTTCAGCACTCAAATGATCTTCTTCACGTTCAAGCAATACTCTGACAGTAGCTTCCCGCTGCGGAGTTAGTTTATAGCTTTGTGCATGGAGCTGTTTTTTAATCTGTTCAATTCGATGTTCCATGGCAAGTCTC is a window of Virgibacillus ihumii DNA encoding:
- a CDS encoding DUF4227 family protein, which translates into the protein MKKMIWETLKVFVIFAACTCLFYVGLHAMHAEYEKEHRYDPPEGPSVKVFYEVEDIIARLDIFFRLGE
- a CDS encoding Fur family transcriptional regulator; protein product: MEHRIEQIKKQLHAQSYKLTPQREATVRVLLEREEDHLSAEEIYLLVKELAPEIGLATVYRTLELLSELKIVDKINFGDGVSRYDLRKEGAEHFHHHLVCIECGSVEEIVEDLLEDVEKIVESDWGFQVKDHRLTFHGLCKQCQKASVQSATS